In Elusimicrobium sp., one genomic interval encodes:
- a CDS encoding sensor domain-containing diguanylate cyclase: protein MLDKKSYTLYKFHKQLNQSFQNKRSLLECALSTLRNLFKLDRVYFFDWQQERALLSLKMMCKKEYCMDMQEDISVLHEPAFLRQLLQTGIAETTDLSYPAIYVLLKWQRPGVELKAGEVHNYMQEKVGVLRLERFRKNRVFTEEEKGLIKDLGLEISHNLRNTEIDQAKNQRLSVSTALNDLSTIFASSLRLNDGLELILKGVQKYFRFDRVRLYLTDAEGSKIKSVLGVDVSGKVTHQDGSSLKEDEDQLLKEVFDSAATYRAIRSVIYIPLKVQRNKVGFLTFDNILSRRKIGYLDFISLQQFASQMALAIDNARLFERVQELSNYDELTKLPVRRYFNEKFAEEIYRSKRFDLTLSLMIMDIDWFKQINDGYGHQIGDWALKEVSKVIRTSLRQTDVPCRFGGDEMVIMLPRTTGEEAKIIAKRLKDRIGAITLPSRYTEGKEVHLSISQGIASFPLDGSTPDELLEKADKALYIVKQNGRGHFAVYREVADQVQAAEEAERLAEEAKKNENTL from the coding sequence ATGTTAGATAAAAAATCTTATACGCTTTATAAATTTCATAAACAGTTAAACCAATCTTTCCAAAACAAACGCTCTCTTTTGGAGTGTGCTCTTTCCACACTTCGCAATTTGTTTAAGTTGGATCGCGTTTACTTTTTCGATTGGCAACAGGAACGCGCACTGCTGTCGCTTAAAATGATGTGCAAAAAGGAATACTGCATGGATATGCAGGAAGATATTTCCGTCTTGCACGAGCCTGCTTTTCTCCGCCAGTTGTTGCAAACCGGTATTGCCGAAACGACCGATTTAAGTTACCCCGCCATTTATGTTTTGCTTAAATGGCAACGCCCCGGGGTGGAATTAAAAGCGGGGGAGGTGCATAACTACATGCAGGAAAAAGTAGGGGTGCTGCGTTTGGAACGCTTCCGCAAAAACCGTGTGTTTACGGAAGAGGAAAAAGGTTTGATTAAAGATTTGGGGCTCGAAATTTCCCACAACCTGCGCAATACGGAAATTGACCAAGCCAAAAACCAACGCTTAAGCGTTTCCACTGCCCTTAACGATTTATCCACCATTTTTGCTTCTTCCCTTCGCCTGAACGACGGGTTGGAACTTATCTTAAAAGGAGTACAAAAGTATTTCCGTTTTGACAGAGTCCGCCTGTATTTAACCGATGCGGAAGGCAGCAAAATCAAATCGGTGCTTGGGGTAGATGTATCGGGTAAAGTAACCCACCAGGACGGTTCTTCCCTAAAGGAAGATGAAGACCAACTGCTAAAAGAAGTGTTTGATTCCGCCGCCACCTACCGCGCCATACGCAGTGTTATCTATATTCCCTTAAAAGTACAGCGCAACAAAGTGGGGTTTTTGACCTTTGACAATATTTTATCCCGCCGCAAAATCGGGTATTTAGATTTTATTTCCCTGCAACAATTTGCCTCGCAAATGGCTTTGGCTATTGACAATGCCCGCCTGTTCGAACGCGTGCAGGAACTTTCCAACTACGACGAACTGACCAAACTTCCCGTTCGCCGTTATTTTAACGAAAAATTTGCCGAAGAAATTTACCGTTCCAAACGGTTTGATTTAACCTTATCGTTGATGATTATGGACATTGACTGGTTCAAACAAATCAACGACGGTTACGGCCACCAAATCGGCGACTGGGCCTTAAAAGAAGTCAGCAAAGTAATTCGCACCAGTTTGCGCCAGACGGACGTTCCCTGCCGCTTTGGGGGGGACGAAATGGTCATCATGCTTCCGCGCACCACGGGGGAAGAGGCCAAAATTATTGCCAAACGCCTAAAGGATCGCATCGGGGCTATCACCTTACCCAGTCGCTACACGGAAGGAAAGGAAGTCCACCTGAGCATCAGCCAAGGGATAGCTTCCTTCCCGTTGGACGGCTCCACCCCGGACGAACTCCTGGAAAAGGCCGACAAAGCACTTTACATTGTTAAGCAAAACGGCCGCGGGCATTTTGCGGTGTATCGCGAAGTGGCCGACCAAGTGCAAGCCGCCGAAGAAGCCGAGCGCTTGGCCGAAGAAGCTAAGAAAAACGAAAATACTTTATAA
- a CDS encoding extracellular solute-binding protein has protein sequence MILWVMPDSGARTKEDYATLVSLFKQENPSVDVTVRVFTRNVLWRRMFTIKHPTHEEEIPDLIQVPHYWTALLVKEDVAENLSQLDPGLSLSNCLVPLKKHCYQPGTKDIYSYPWWFDLSALHYRADHLKLVTAKPEEALSTWKGLLDTCEALREKFKDVPGYYPMQNSDWRGSLSMRNALPCIWGRGSDLLSADRGTTLVGTKPFKEGIRDYVNLALNNYMPILRERGSLGTMVSGKASMMISRKQGIGTFNLRKGLKVRTLPIPATGESSVSYLAGMNLFVNKLSQHKKDALKFIKFCARPDIQVKYAGMIDAFPAFEESFEKFIFTSSQRLQTYSTILSSARTLPNVIIMGTIMEILKRVLAVCATQIVEERFTQASLDRELDLTAKEIEYLLSVYEG, from the coding sequence ATGATTTTGTGGGTAATGCCCGATTCGGGTGCCAGAACGAAGGAAGATTACGCAACTTTAGTATCTCTTTTCAAGCAGGAAAATCCGTCCGTTGATGTAACGGTGCGCGTATTTACGCGTAACGTGCTTTGGCGGCGCATGTTTACTATCAAGCACCCCACCCACGAAGAAGAAATTCCGGATTTGATTCAAGTTCCCCATTATTGGACGGCTCTGTTGGTGAAGGAAGATGTAGCCGAAAATCTCTCCCAGTTGGATCCGGGGCTTTCCCTTTCCAACTGTTTAGTTCCCTTAAAAAAACATTGTTACCAACCCGGCACCAAGGATATTTATTCCTATCCGTGGTGGTTTGATTTAAGTGCGCTTCACTATCGGGCCGATCATCTTAAGTTGGTTACCGCCAAGCCCGAAGAAGCCCTCTCCACCTGGAAGGGGCTGTTGGATACCTGCGAAGCCCTGCGCGAGAAATTCAAAGATGTTCCCGGTTACTACCCCATGCAAAATAGCGACTGGCGCGGTTCTCTTTCCATGCGCAATGCCTTGCCGTGTATTTGGGGGCGCGGGAGTGATTTGTTGTCGGCTGACCGCGGCACTACTTTGGTAGGCACCAAGCCGTTTAAGGAAGGTATCCGCGATTATGTCAATTTGGCACTAAACAACTATATGCCTATTTTGCGTGAGAGAGGCTCGCTGGGAACCATGGTTTCCGGCAAAGCCAGTATGATGATTTCCCGCAAACAGGGTATCGGCACTTTCAATTTGCGTAAAGGCCTTAAGGTACGCACCTTGCCGATTCCCGCCACGGGGGAATCTTCCGTTTCTTATTTGGCGGGCATGAACCTGTTTGTTAACAAACTTTCCCAGCACAAAAAAGATGCGCTTAAATTTATTAAATTCTGCGCCCGCCCGGATATTCAAGTAAAATATGCCGGCATGATAGATGCCTTCCCCGCTTTTGAAGAATCTTTCGAAAAGTTTATTTTCACTTCTTCCCAACGCCTGCAAACCTACAGCACCATTTTATCTTCCGCACGCACTTTGCCCAATGTAATTATCATGGGTACGATTATGGAAATTCTAAAGCGTGTGCTTGCCGTGTGTGCTACCCAAATCGTGGAAGAACGCTTTACGCAGGCCTCCCTGGATAGAGAACTGGATCTTACCGCCAAAGAAATAGAGTATTTGCTGTCCGTGTATGAGGGGTAA
- the tsaD gene encoding tRNA (adenosine(37)-N6)-threonylcarbamoyltransferase complex transferase subunit TsaD, whose product MKKDFTILGIESTCDETSASLLKGGKEIVTNVIYSQIEEHKKYHGVVPELASRAHAAKIATVINEALGKHPLDYVAFASGPGLPGGLMVGRVAAETLANFKKVPIIGVNHLEGHIFACEFEGSQVKERLQFPLVALVVSGGHTELWYVKNYGDYKILGRTRDDAAGEAFDKVAKLLGLAYPGGPQVSKQALSGKRDAIHFPRPLLPGTWEFSFSGIKTSVSYYLRDHQNFSIPDVCASFEEAMVDTLVTKTLWAAKKYKVKHIAVGGGVAANALLRERMEKEAGKLGVTAHFVDRKLSSDNAAMIALAAYKKLEHAQKTGRPVKKNINVDPNMKVRNWDK is encoded by the coding sequence ATGAAAAAAGATTTTACCATTTTGGGTATAGAATCAACCTGCGACGAAACTTCCGCTTCTTTGCTTAAAGGCGGAAAGGAGATCGTTACCAATGTAATTTATTCCCAAATTGAAGAACATAAAAAATATCACGGAGTCGTGCCCGAGTTGGCCAGCCGCGCCCATGCGGCCAAAATCGCTACCGTAATTAACGAAGCCTTGGGCAAACACCCGCTTGATTATGTGGCCTTTGCCAGCGGCCCCGGGTTGCCCGGCGGACTTATGGTGGGGCGTGTGGCGGCGGAAACCCTTGCAAATTTCAAAAAAGTGCCTATAATAGGAGTGAACCACCTAGAGGGGCATATCTTTGCCTGCGAATTTGAAGGTTCCCAGGTTAAAGAGCGCCTGCAATTTCCTCTGGTGGCTTTGGTCGTTTCCGGCGGACATACGGAACTGTGGTATGTGAAGAATTACGGAGACTATAAAATTTTGGGCCGCACGCGGGACGATGCCGCCGGCGAAGCTTTCGATAAGGTAGCCAAATTGTTGGGGCTTGCCTATCCGGGCGGGCCGCAGGTATCCAAGCAGGCTTTGTCGGGTAAGCGCGATGCTATCCATTTTCCGCGTCCGCTGTTGCCCGGCACGTGGGAATTTTCGTTTAGCGGGATAAAAACTTCTGTCAGTTATTATCTGCGCGATCACCAAAATTTCAGTATTCCCGATGTGTGCGCCAGTTTTGAAGAAGCCATGGTGGACACTTTGGTAACCAAAACCCTGTGGGCCGCCAAAAAATATAAGGTAAAACATATTGCCGTCGGCGGCGGAGTGGCGGCCAATGCGCTCTTGCGCGAGCGTATGGAAAAAGAGGCAGGCAAGTTGGGGGTAACGGCTCATTTTGTAGACCGTAAATTATCTTCGGATAACGCCGCGATGATTGCCTTGGCTGCTTATAAAAAATTAGAACACGCGCAAAAAACCGGTCGTCCGGTAAAAAAGAATATCAATGTTGACCCCAATATGAAGGTTCGCAATTGGGATAAATAG
- a CDS encoding S41 family peptidase encodes MKTEKLNRFVIVAAVLFFVGTLFPYAYAAADNSLKQLRTFVDVLEFVKENYVEKTDTDVLIKGAIKGVIGELDDFSQYLEPKDYKSLKNDTRGDFGGVGMRLQKIDNFVTVVTPMPGTPAYKAGIMPGDRILFVDDKDLAGMNLDEAVELMRGSVGSKVKLTASRKDEKTGKYVTLPDFKLKREQIVPQVVYYRMLKDKVGYLYLVDFSGHSTEEVKKAMTDLTEQGMTSLVVDLRFNPGGLLTGAVDIAKLFLGENQMIVYTQGRKQDYYQEFKTSSQGEYPSIPMVLLVNGASASASEIVAGALQDNERAVVMGQRTFGKASVQQVLPLAGGAGLRLTIAKYYTPSGRLIQRDYRDKTKAEEGGIIPDVEVFMDADEEIKIFHQYNDIVYTPGKEEPKMEFNEKDPVLDRALELLTGKVSLEEAKKQADKESMERKVKEQNPGKDTTQQAPEKTEEK; translated from the coding sequence ATGAAAACAGAAAAATTAAATCGTTTTGTTATTGTTGCCGCGGTGTTGTTTTTTGTCGGCACGCTTTTTCCGTATGCTTATGCGGCGGCGGATAACAGTTTGAAACAGTTGCGTACTTTTGTAGATGTGCTTGAATTTGTAAAAGAAAACTATGTAGAAAAAACCGATACCGATGTGTTGATTAAAGGTGCTATCAAAGGTGTCATCGGCGAATTGGACGACTTCTCCCAATACTTGGAACCGAAGGACTATAAGTCCCTTAAAAACGATACCCGGGGGGATTTCGGCGGGGTCGGCATGCGTCTTCAAAAAATAGATAATTTCGTAACCGTGGTTACGCCTATGCCGGGCACCCCCGCTTACAAAGCCGGAATCATGCCGGGAGACCGTATTTTGTTTGTAGACGATAAAGACTTGGCCGGTATGAATTTGGACGAAGCGGTGGAACTTATGCGAGGTTCCGTAGGAAGCAAAGTGAAATTAACGGCCAGCCGCAAAGACGAAAAAACCGGTAAATATGTAACTTTACCCGATTTCAAATTAAAACGCGAACAAATCGTTCCGCAAGTGGTTTATTACCGTATGTTAAAGGATAAAGTCGGCTATTTGTATTTAGTTGATTTTTCCGGCCACAGCACGGAAGAAGTCAAAAAAGCCATGACCGATTTAACCGAACAAGGCATGACTTCTTTGGTAGTAGATTTGCGCTTCAACCCCGGCGGATTGTTAACAGGCGCGGTGGATATTGCCAAATTGTTTTTGGGTGAAAATCAAATGATTGTGTACACCCAGGGCCGCAAACAAGACTATTACCAAGAGTTCAAAACTTCTTCCCAAGGGGAATATCCTTCTATCCCGATGGTTCTTTTGGTAAATGGGGCTTCTGCCAGTGCCAGCGAGATTGTGGCCGGGGCCTTGCAAGATAACGAACGTGCGGTGGTAATGGGTCAACGCACCTTCGGGAAAGCCAGCGTGCAACAAGTGCTTCCTTTGGCGGGAGGAGCGGGCCTTCGCTTAACAATTGCCAAATATTACACTCCTTCGGGCCGTTTGATTCAACGCGATTACCGCGATAAAACCAAAGCGGAAGAAGGCGGTATTATCCCCGATGTGGAAGTATTCATGGACGCAGATGAAGAGATAAAGATTTTCCACCAATATAATGATATCGTCTATACTCCCGGGAAAGAAGAACCGAAAATGGAATTTAACGAAAAAGACCCGGTGCTCGACCGTGCCCTGGAACTTTTGACGGGCAAAGTTTCTTTGGAAGAGGCTAAAAAACAAGCGGACAAAGAATCGATGGAACGGAAAGTAAAAGAACAAAATCCTGGGAAAGATACCACCCAACAAGCCCCAGAAAAAACAGAAGAAAAATAG
- a CDS encoding glycogen synthase, with product MNIVLAASEAFPFCKTGGLADVVGALCQQFASRKGNKVLLFLPHYRNIVRVSSLKVVPGVFLIPIGDRIEQVSLSYVNWGNVLVFFVGNRKYFDRPSLYHTKEGEYADNDERFILFNRAVLEGCKFIGFRPDLIHCHDWQTGLIPAYLKTVYKLDAFYTRTRCLYTIHNIAYQGHYSYSSFRKAGFHPVDYTPEKFEYYGGISFLKSGLVFADNINTVSPNYAREVQNDPAMGFGLEGLLRHRSANFCGIVNGIDTEVWDPELDPVLPVGYDASESAKGKLAAKLALQQQCKLEQDPEKPLIGIVSRLDYQKGLDIVLDLIEKYKNRAQFVILGMGDPMLEKAYQSLARNNPGKISYNGRLDEELAHRIYAGSDLFLMPSRFEPCGLSQLIAMQYGALPIVSKVGGLVDTVRGYHPGNEETATGFFIEKYSQKGICETLEFALSVYNNRTVWTRLVKNAMRQDLSWDKSAKAYLELYSKTIV from the coding sequence ATGAATATCGTTTTAGCCGCCAGTGAGGCCTTCCCTTTTTGTAAGACGGGCGGGCTTGCCGATGTAGTGGGAGCCCTTTGCCAACAATTCGCTTCCCGCAAAGGAAATAAAGTGCTTCTTTTCCTGCCGCATTACCGCAATATCGTGCGGGTTTCTTCCTTGAAGGTAGTACCGGGGGTGTTTTTAATCCCGATCGGAGACCGCATTGAACAAGTTTCCCTTTCTTATGTAAATTGGGGAAATGTACTCGTTTTCTTCGTAGGAAACCGCAAGTATTTTGACCGTCCCTCTTTGTACCACACCAAAGAAGGAGAATATGCCGATAACGACGAGCGGTTTATCCTTTTTAACCGGGCCGTATTGGAAGGATGCAAATTCATCGGCTTCCGCCCCGATTTGATTCACTGCCACGATTGGCAAACAGGCCTTATCCCGGCTTACTTAAAAACCGTTTACAAATTGGACGCGTTCTATACCCGCACCCGCTGTTTATATACGATTCACAACATCGCTTATCAAGGGCATTACTCTTATTCCTCTTTCCGCAAAGCCGGTTTCCACCCGGTTGATTATACGCCCGAAAAGTTTGAATACTACGGCGGAATCAGTTTCTTAAAAAGCGGTTTGGTTTTTGCCGATAACATCAACACCGTCAGCCCGAACTACGCGCGCGAAGTTCAAAACGACCCGGCCATGGGTTTCGGTCTGGAAGGGCTTTTGCGCCACCGCAGTGCTAATTTCTGCGGTATTGTAAACGGAATTGATACCGAAGTGTGGGATCCGGAACTGGATCCCGTGCTTCCCGTCGGTTACGATGCCAGCGAATCGGCTAAAGGTAAATTGGCCGCCAAACTGGCCTTGCAACAACAATGTAAATTGGAACAAGACCCCGAAAAACCGCTTATCGGTATCGTGTCCCGCTTGGATTATCAAAAAGGATTGGATATCGTATTAGATTTGATTGAAAAATACAAAAATCGCGCTCAATTTGTCATTTTGGGTATGGGAGACCCCATGCTTGAAAAAGCCTACCAAAGTTTAGCGCGCAATAACCCCGGAAAAATCAGTTATAACGGACGATTGGACGAAGAACTGGCCCACCGTATCTATGCCGGTTCGGACTTATTCTTGATGCCTTCCCGTTTCGAGCCGTGCGGGCTTTCGCAACTGATTGCCATGCAATACGGTGCTTTGCCGATTGTTTCCAAAGTGGGGGGACTTGTAGATACGGTGCGTGGTTATCACCCCGGAAACGAAGAAACCGCTACCGGATTTTTCATTGAAAAATATAGCCAAAAAGGTATTTGCGAAACCTTGGAATTTGCGCTTAGCGTGTATAACAACCGCACGGTTTGGACTCGCCTGGTAAAAAATGCCATGCGTCAGGACTTGTCTTGGGATAAATCGGCCAAGGCCTATTTGGAATTGTACAGCAAAACGATTGTATAA
- the scpB gene encoding SMC-Scp complex subunit ScpB, producing MQSEEVLQTTPAAPETEENTAPVADTLLETEDLKKIIETLLFITDRPIKPTRIADVVEAADARRVREIIQELQAEYVRDGRAVQIVEIGGGFQMATKPEYGRWVRRLYNEKMTTKLSNAALETLAIIAYKQPITRAEMESIRGVDVAGPLERLLERSLVRVVGKKDTIGRPMVYGTTDEFLRLFGLNKISELPDLQVFAAKQLHEKQEDLPFGDPLPPLAEPAIIPLEELEGEEKLQALDSSADPFFTRNTYNRADFFSDDLLSQSLGQEAEVSADNETAAAAQTEETENSSVVEVAVDNPTETETSVQADLTQEEK from the coding sequence ATGCAAAGCGAAGAAGTGTTACAAACAACCCCCGCCGCACCCGAAACCGAAGAAAACACGGCCCCCGTGGCGGATACTTTGTTGGAAACGGAAGATTTGAAAAAAATTATTGAAACGCTTTTGTTTATTACCGATCGGCCCATTAAGCCCACCCGCATTGCCGATGTGGTGGAAGCCGCCGATGCGCGCCGCGTGCGCGAAATTATCCAAGAACTCCAAGCCGAATATGTGCGCGACGGCCGTGCCGTGCAGATTGTGGAAATCGGCGGAGGTTTTCAAATGGCCACCAAGCCCGAATACGGCCGTTGGGTGCGTCGTTTATATAACGAAAAAATGACCACCAAACTTTCCAACGCCGCGCTTGAAACATTGGCTATTATCGCTTACAAACAGCCTATTACCCGCGCCGAAATGGAATCTATCCGCGGGGTAGATGTGGCCGGGCCGCTTGAACGCCTGTTGGAGCGTTCTTTGGTGCGTGTGGTCGGCAAAAAAGATACCATCGGCCGCCCGATGGTGTATGGCACGACCGACGAATTTTTGAGATTGTTTGGCTTAAATAAAATTTCCGAATTACCGGACTTGCAGGTTTTTGCCGCCAAACAATTACACGAAAAACAAGAAGATTTGCCGTTCGGCGATCCGCTCCCGCCGCTCGCGGAGCCGGCTATTATTCCGTTGGAAGAATTGGAAGGGGAAGAAAAACTGCAAGCGTTGGATTCTTCGGCCGATCCGTTCTTTACGCGCAATACCTACAACCGCGCCGATTTCTTTTCGGACGATTTGCTGTCCCAATCTTTGGGGCAGGAGGCCGAAGTATCTGCCGATAATGAAACCGCCGCGGCCGCACAAACGGAAGAAACGGAAAATTCTTCCGTTGTTGAAGTTGCCGTTGATAATCCAACCGAAACAGAAACATCTGTTCAAGCCGATTTAACCCAGGAGGAAAAATAA
- a CDS encoding segregation/condensation protein A, producing the protein MNPAPINVRINVFEGPMDLLLHLIKKDNLDICDINIAEITQQYLDYLNVMQELNLEVAGEFLVMASTLMQIKAKTLLPSQAPTTEDEGPNPAKELIAKLVEYQKYKEASKFLNQKLEENKDKFYRSAPIFDAGEKVINLQMFDLLAAVKRAFDRLDERKRIELLKVEEFPIEVKMQKVVDMFTHRTWVLLDDIFVGETKKRGVITCFMALLELMKIKKLLARQDEKEGQIRIYLNPENKDKDFKTLMHGETN; encoded by the coding sequence ATGAACCCCGCCCCGATCAATGTTCGTATCAATGTGTTTGAAGGCCCGATGGACCTGTTGTTGCATTTGATCAAAAAAGACAACTTAGACATTTGCGATATCAACATTGCCGAAATCACCCAACAGTACCTGGACTACTTAAATGTAATGCAGGAACTCAACTTGGAAGTGGCGGGGGAATTTTTGGTCATGGCCAGTACGCTGATGCAAATTAAGGCCAAGACGCTGCTTCCCTCTCAGGCACCTACCACCGAGGACGAAGGCCCCAACCCGGCCAAGGAATTGATTGCCAAATTGGTGGAATATCAAAAGTATAAGGAAGCCAGCAAATTCTTAAACCAAAAGTTGGAAGAAAACAAAGACAAGTTCTACCGTTCCGCTCCCATTTTTGATGCAGGGGAAAAAGTAATCAATCTGCAAATGTTTGATTTGCTTGCCGCGGTAAAACGCGCCTTTGACCGTTTAGACGAACGCAAACGCATTGAACTTTTGAAAGTGGAAGAATTTCCTATCGAAGTAAAAATGCAAAAAGTGGTGGATATGTTTACTCACCGCACTTGGGTTTTGTTAGATGATATTTTTGTCGGGGAAACTAAAAAACGCGGGGTAATTACCTGCTTTATGGCCTTGTTGGAACTGATGAAAATTAAAAAATTGCTTGCCCGTCAAGACGAAAAAGAAGGGCAAATTCGCATTTACCTAAACCCCGAAAATAAAGACAAAGATTTCAAAACCCTGATGCACGGCGAAACCAATTAA
- the trpS gene encoding tryptophan--tRNA ligase translates to MTNEKIVLSGMRPTGKLHLGNYHGALKNWVSLQDKYNCFFFVADLHSLTTAYDKTQNLAANSQAMLIDWLTAGLDPKKCTIFIQSDVPQISELNTLLGMVTPLGWLLRNPTYKEQIQELLKQKYAGQLDDKSLGEKLNSIAGDEEISSFGFLGYPVLMSTDILIHKSALVPVGEDQTAHVEIARDLARRFAEIYGEQVFVEPKPLYTTVARLPGIDGRKMSKSYNNSIALGEDLDSVRKKVMAMFTDPNKKKANDPANPDGCVVFAFHKVYNPDAAKRCEECKAGALGCVACKKELFALMEPELNAFVERRKIFAADQALLDKIVAEGKERACASAAQTLAEVKRVMKITK, encoded by the coding sequence ATGACGAACGAAAAAATTGTACTTTCCGGTATGCGCCCTACGGGCAAACTCCATTTGGGCAACTATCACGGCGCCCTTAAAAATTGGGTTTCTCTGCAGGATAAATACAACTGCTTTTTCTTTGTGGCAGATTTACACTCTTTAACTACCGCGTATGACAAAACGCAAAACTTGGCGGCCAATTCGCAAGCCATGTTAATCGATTGGCTGACCGCCGGATTAGACCCGAAAAAATGCACCATTTTTATTCAGTCCGATGTTCCCCAAATCAGCGAACTTAACACCTTGCTCGGCATGGTAACACCCTTGGGGTGGCTGCTTAGAAACCCGACCTACAAAGAGCAAATCCAGGAACTCTTAAAACAAAAATATGCCGGACAACTGGACGATAAATCTTTGGGTGAAAAATTAAACTCTATCGCAGGAGACGAAGAAATTTCTTCGTTCGGTTTTTTGGGTTACCCGGTATTGATGTCTACGGATATTTTGATTCACAAATCGGCCCTTGTGCCCGTGGGAGAAGACCAAACCGCCCATGTGGAAATCGCACGCGATTTAGCCCGCCGCTTTGCCGAAATTTACGGCGAGCAGGTGTTTGTAGAACCCAAACCGCTCTACACCACGGTGGCAAGACTGCCCGGCATTGACGGGCGGAAAATGTCCAAATCTTACAACAACTCGATCGCTTTAGGGGAAGATTTGGATAGTGTGCGCAAAAAAGTGATGGCGATGTTTACCGACCCCAACAAGAAAAAAGCCAACGACCCCGCCAACCCCGACGGTTGTGTGGTGTTCGCCTTCCACAAGGTCTATAATCCCGATGCCGCCAAGCGTTGCGAAGAATGCAAAGCCGGTGCGCTTGGGTGTGTGGCCTGTAAAAAAGAATTATTTGCACTCATGGAACCCGAATTAAACGCTTTTGTGGAACGCCGTAAAATTTTTGCGGCAGATCAAGCCCTGTTGGATAAAATTGTAGCCGAAGGGAAAGAACGCGCCTGTGCTTCTGCCGCACAAACATTGGCGGAAGTAAAAAGAGTAATGAAAATTACAAAATAA
- a CDS encoding site-2 protease family protein, protein MEIIIFLPVLFFSIVLHEFAHGYAAYRMGDNTAYYSGRLTLNPIKHVDPVGTLAVPLFCYIMGFPLFGWARPVPVNPMKFPSPRRDMGKVALAGPLTNLALAIVCVLVMKVLLIFRQQIPYSTLETLFSLLQYGMTINVILAVFNLMPIAPLDGGRIVAALLPLKAAYIYDAFLARWGMWVVIGLVATGAVKYILFPPASFIVGLFSKFLM, encoded by the coding sequence ATGGAAATTATCATTTTTTTGCCGGTTTTATTTTTTTCTATTGTCTTGCACGAATTTGCCCACGGTTATGCCGCCTATCGCATGGGGGATAACACCGCTTATTACAGCGGACGCTTAACCCTCAACCCCATTAAACATGTGGATCCTGTCGGCACGTTGGCAGTTCCTCTTTTTTGCTATATCATGGGTTTCCCGCTTTTTGGTTGGGCACGCCCCGTGCCCGTTAACCCGATGAAATTTCCTTCTCCCCGCCGCGATATGGGCAAAGTGGCTTTGGCCGGCCCGCTTACCAACTTGGCTTTGGCGATAGTGTGTGTGCTTGTGATGAAGGTTTTGCTGATATTTCGCCAACAGATTCCTTACTCCACGTTGGAAACCTTATTTAGTTTATTGCAGTACGGCATGACAATCAATGTGATATTGGCCGTTTTTAATTTAATGCCTATTGCTCCGTTGGACGGGGGCAGAATCGTGGCGGCATTACTGCCGTTAAAAGCCGCCTATATATACGATGCTTTTTTGGCACGGTGGGGTATGTGGGTGGTTATCGGTTTGGTAGCCACCGGCGCGGTGAAATATATTTTGTTTCCGCCGGCCTCTTTTATCGTAGGTTTATTTTCTAAATTTTTAATGTAA
- a CDS encoding OmpA family protein, translating to MKKMVLICMACAFLATACTTPGKNTAWGAAGGAAVGAITGAIIANNTGGQSHQGAIYGALAGATAGGALGNYYDKQAKELAAIAEVVKSDAGIQVYLKNDILFATSSAELTDASRQTLTDLNRVLKKYPKNRIVVQGYTDSTGGDAINIPLSQQRAKAVYDYLLGTGLKTLSISYVGYGSSNPIASNSTAEGRAQNRRVVLSITANEKDL from the coding sequence ATGAAAAAAATGGTTTTAATTTGCATGGCTTGTGCCTTCTTGGCCACGGCCTGCACCACCCCCGGTAAAAACACCGCTTGGGGAGCCGCCGGCGGCGCTGCCGTAGGAGCTATCACCGGGGCTATCATTGCCAACAACACCGGCGGACAAAGCCACCAAGGTGCCATTTACGGTGCTTTGGCCGGGGCCACTGCCGGCGGTGCTTTGGGCAACTATTATGATAAACAAGCCAAAGAACTTGCCGCCATTGCCGAAGTGGTAAAAAGTGATGCGGGCATTCAAGTTTACTTGAAAAACGACATTTTGTTCGCCACCAGCAGCGCGGAACTGACCGATGCTTCCCGCCAAACGCTGACGGACTTGAACAGAGTTCTCAAAAAATATCCCAAAAACCGCATTGTGGTACAAGGTTATACGGATTCCACCGGTGGCGATGCCATCAACATCCCCCTTTCCCAACAACGCGCCAAAGCCGTGTACGATTATTTGTTGGGCACCGGCCTTAAAACCTTGAGCATTTCCTATGTCGGCTACGGGTCTTCCAACCCGATTGCGTCCAACAGCACCGCTGAAGGCCGCGCCCAAAACCGCCGCGTAGTGCTCTCCATTACCGCTAACGAAAAAGACCTTTAA